The sequence CACCTACGGCTTCTCGATAAAAATCGGGCCTGACGGTAAACCGGTCATCAGAGAGTTCGGTAATGTCTTCCCAGGTAGATATGGACCAGAGATAAGACCTGAGATAGAGCCCCTAGTGGATGTCATGGAGAAAGACGACGAGATCATCGTGGTGGCGGAGTTGCCGGGTGTGGAAAAGGAGCAGATCAACCTGCATGCTACCGAGAAGACTCTCACCATAGACGTCGACTCACCTAGAAGACGCTACCATAAAGAGCTTGAGCTTCCAGCTCCCGTAGACCCTAAGTCCTCTAAGGCAACCTACAAAAACGGTGTGCTCGAGGTTAGGCTTAAGAAGGTTAGACCATCTGTTAAGGGTGAAAAGCTTAAGATAGAGTAGGCTTATCTTTCTCTTCAACTGGCGGTGAAGCTATATGCCGACAAGGCTTCGTAAAATAAGGAAGTTAAGGGGGTCTAGAACCTGTGGCTGGGGTAGGGTAGGTCAGCATAGGAAAAGCGGTATGAGAGGGGGCTTCGGTAGAACCGGTAGGCATAAGCACAAATGGACTTGGGTGATCAAATACGCGCCAGACTACTTCGGTAAAAGAGGATTCAAGTCGCCTATGCAGAAGATCAAGGTCAGGCTTAAGGAGGTCAACGTGGGTGAGCTACCCGATATCTTGGTCAAGCTCGAAAAGGTAGAGACCAAGGACGGTAAACCTGTCATAGACCTCCCGTCTCTGGGATATGGTAAATTACTCGGTAAAGGACGCATAGACATGCCGGTTATCGTTAAAGCTTACGATTTCACGGAGACAGCTGTCGAGAAGATCAAGAAAGCGGGTGGAGATATCGTAAAGATAGGGGCATGATAGGCCATGCCGGGCAGGTTCCTAAGCCTATTCAAACCGATATCAAAATTCACGTTCGAGGTTAAGAAACCTGAGAGGAGGACAAGTTTCACAAATAAGCTTCTATGGACTTTTATGGCGCTTCTGATATACTATCTCATGAGCGAGATCCCGCTCTACGGTATACCTGTAAGAGGATTAAGAGACCCGCTTGTAGCCGCCAGAGTCATATTCGCTTCGAGACACGGGACGCTCATGGAGCTCGGTATAGGCCCCATAGTCACCGGGGGACTTATCCTCCAGCTTCTAGTAGGCTCTAAACTTATAGAATGCGACTTATCAGACCCGGAGGATAGAGCTCTCTATACAGTGGCTACCAGGTTCATGAGCATATTCATGACGGTTTTCCAGTGTCTAGTATATATTTTAGGTAGGATCTGGGGACCCCTAACGCTGGAGGAGAATATCTTGGTTTTCCTTCAGCTTTTCTCAGCCGGTATAATTCTAATTCTACTGGATGAAATGGTTCAGAAGTGGGGTTTAGGTAGCGGCATAAGCCTATTCATCTTAGCAGGGGTCGCTAAACAGATCTGGTGGTTTGGTTTCTCTCCCTTACCTGGTATAGCGCAAGACGGTAAGCTCTATGGAGCCTTGCCTGCTTTTATAGAAGGGCTTATAAAAGGTGAGGATTTCTCAACGGCGTTTCTGAGGACGGGTAATCTACCCAACATGGTTGGGTTTATATCGACAGTCGTAGCCTTCCTCGTGATCATATACCTCGAAGGCGTTAGAGTAGAGATACCTATATCTTACGCCGACTATAGAGGTTTTAGAGCTAGGTTCCCCCTAAAGCTACTATATGTATCGGTTATCCCGGTCATATTCGCGTCCGCCTTATTAGCCAACATATATATCATGTTAAGGCTTTTATGGTCTAACTTCAACCCCGCGAATCAGGATTTCTGGTTTAACCTTCTGGCACAGTTCGACCCTGAGACTATGTCCCCTATGAAAGGTAGCCTCGCATACTACGTATCGTCTCCAAGGAGCCTACAGTACGCGGCTGAAGACCCTATAAGAGCCATAGTCTACGTCGCTATCTTCGTTTTACTTTGCGTGATGTTTTCCGTAATGTGGATAGAAGTCGGTGGTATGGGTCCAAGAGATGTCGCAGAGCAACTTATAGACGCCGGTATCCAGATACCTGGCAGGAGACGGACGGTTAAAAGTATAGAGCGCTTAATGAAACGCTATATCCCGACGGTGTCGATCCTAGGAGGCGCTATAATAGGTCTCATAGCTGCCGTATCGGACTTGTTCAACGTATTCGGATCAGGAACTGGTGTGTTGCTCTCAGTAGACATAGCCTACCAATACTATCAGCTGTTAGTCAGAGAAAGGGTTGCTGAACTATATCCAGTGTTAAGACCTATACTGGAGAAGTGATAGCCATGAACTTTTTCGACGTTATAGTGGAGTTCCTAAAACCTCTGGCCGTTAACCCTGGGATGGGTTCGCTCACGATCTTAGGGTTATCTACATTGATGACCATATTCTCTACTCTGTTGAATAAGGTTATAATGAACGAAGAGCTTCAGAAGACCTACACTAAGGAGCTCAGCGAGTATAAGCGTCTTATGAGCGAGTATAAGATGAAGGGAGACAAGAAGATATTGATAAAGATCAGGAAGAAGGAGCCGATCATAGCGAACCTTAGTAAGAAGGTCCTTATAAGAACTGTTTTAAGGATGGTTATTCTTCTGACTTTCGCCTGGGGCTTCTTCGCTGTGATAGGTGCGGTATTCGGCTCGGACTATACGATATTCATACCTTTCCCCGTCGAGACACCTGTGGGGTGGTCCGTATGGTACTTTATATGCGTTTTCGCGTCTAGTCTTCCGATCTCTAAGCTTCTCGGTATCTCTATGGTACCAACTACCCAGGAGGTCACAAGCCATGAGGAAGAATCTTCTGTCAAAACCAAAGGTTAAGATTAGGCTTCCAGGCGGTGAAACGGTCGTCAGGGTCGTTAAGAAGAAGCCTGGGAAAGCCTACTGTGGGATATGCGGTAGGGAGCTCCACGGCGTAAATTATGCAGGGAAGACCAAGTCTCAGAGAAGCGTCGAAAGATTACATGGTGGAAGCATATGCGCTAGGTGTTTAAAGCGTCTCCTCGTCAGGGAGGTGCTTTCTAGGTTTGGCTAAAGGCCTCGTGATAGCCGTCAGTGGCCTACATGGAGCCGGCAGGTCTACCCAGGCTAAGATGCTAGCGTCCGAGTTCAACCTTAGATATGTATCCGCCGGAAGCCTGTTCAGGGAATATTGTCATAAGAAAGGCATAAGCTTGGCTGAGGCGGCGGAGATGCTTAAGGACGACCCTAAGCTCGACAACTACATCGACTCTAGGACCAAAGAGGAGGCTAAGAAAGGCTCTGTAGTGTTGGAAGGCGACCTCGCCGCTTGGATGGCGGGGGAGTTGGCTGACGTTAAAATATTTCTAACAGCACCGGATGAAGTTAGGTTTAAACGTTTAGCCGAGCGTGAGGGTCGACCTATAGGGGAGGTCTCTGAGGAGACTAGGCGTAGGGAGTCTGGAGACCGGATAAGGTATAGGCTTTTCTATGGTATAAATTTCGAGGATATGAGTATATACGATATCGTGCTCGATACAGGCAGGCTTCCGGCTGAGTCGGTCTTCAAGGTTCTGAAGACCTTGGTAGAAGAGTACGCTAAACTTAAAGCTTAGCTTTCGTTCAACTAGGTGGGAGGATACGGATATGATAGAAGTGGGTAGAGTCTGTGTCAAAACCATGGGCCGGGAAGCAGGTAGAAAATGCGTAGTAGTCGATATCATAGACGAGAACTTCGCCCTCATAACCGGTCCTAAATCCATCAGCGGTGTCAAGAGGCGTAGGGTGAACATCAAGCACATCGAGCCTACACCTTACAAGCTAGACATATCCCGAGGTGCAAGCGACGACGAGGTCGTCAAAGCCATAGAGAAGGCTGGTTTAAAAGAAGTATTCGAAAAGCCTCTGAAACCTGAGAGGAGGGCTGTTTTCTGAGGTATCAGGCTCCTTGGGAGGTTAAGTGGGATAGGCTTTACAAGTCTTTCGACGAGACCAACGAGGCTTATGGTAAACCGCCTTGGAGAAGAAGCATCGAGGAGCATCTAAGATATGGGGTCGTAGTGCTCGATAAACCGGCTGGCCCTACAAGCCATGATGTAACGGCTATGGTTAAGAGGATCGCGAACGTCGAGAAGGCTGGGCATGGGGGGACCCTAGAGGTTTAAGCCGGGGAGATCCCCCTGCCACAGGGGTCTTACCGATAGCTTTGAACGAGGCGACTAAAGTCCTTCAGGTTCTACTATCAGGCGGTAAAGAATATGTATGCGTTATGAAGCTTCACGGTGATTTCTCCGAGGAGAGGCTTCGAGAGGTCGTCGAGGAGTTTCAGGGAGATATCTACCAGAAGCCTCCGCTAAGGTCTTCCGTTAAGCGAGCATTAAGGATTCGACGAATCTACTACATCGATCTCCTAGAGGTTGAAGGTCGACTTGCTTTGCTTAAAGTCGGCTGTCAAGCTGGCACGTACATCCGGAAGCTCGTACACGATATCGGTGAGGTCCTAGGCTGTGGGGCGCATATGAGGGAGCTTAGGAGAACTAGGGTCGGGCCGTTCAGCGAGGAAAGAGGTCTAGTCACGCTTAGAACACTTGCCGAGGCCTTCGAAGCATATAGGGCAGGTGACGAAAAACCCCTCAGACGCGTAGTCCAGCCGGTTGAAGAGGTCCTCGCCTTGACACCTAAGGTATGGATCAGGGATACGGCTGTGGACGCGATATGCCACGGCGCTGACCTTGCGGTTCCAGGGATAGTGAGCCTGAATTCAGGTATAAAGACCGATACTCTTGTCGGGATCTTCACGCTTAAAGACGAGCTTGTCGCGTTAGGTAGGGCGTTAATGTCTAGCGAGGAGATTCTAGAGCGGGAAAAAGGCATAGCGGTTAAGACGGAGAGGGTCATCATGAAGCCTGGTACGTATCCTAGGATGTGGAAGTAATAGGTATCTATTAGCCGTCTACATTCTCTAAGATTTTCTGAAGCTTCTCCACTATCTCTATGAAAGCGTTGCTGGCTGGACTCTCCGGCTTCCATATAACTATAGGCTTACCCACCTCTACCGAAAGGTTGAGCTCTGGGTCTATCGGTATCTCACCTAATATGTTTAATCCAAGCTCTTCAGCCATCTTTTTTCCGCCACCACTTCCAAATATATTCACTTTATAACCGCACTTCGGACATGTGAACCCGCTCATGTTCTCGACTATCCCTAGAATCCTAAGTCCAAGTCTCTTAGCAAATCCTACCGCACGTCTGACGACTATGAACGACAGGTCTGACGGTGTAGTAACGATCACAACACCTGTAATGTTCGGTATCGAACGTGCGACCGTTAAAGCTTCATCACCTGTGCCCGGCGGTAGGTCTATGAAGAGATAATCGAGTTTACCCCATAGGACTTCGCCGAGGAACTGTCTTATAGCCGCGGATTTGAGGGGGCCTCTCCATATAACCGGTGTGTCATCGTCAGGTAGAAGTAGGTCCATCGATACAAGCCTTAGGTCTAAGGCTGTTTTCACGGGCATTATCCCTACGGGTGCAGCCGTCAGAGGGTTCCCCCTCACGCCTAGTATCTTAGGTATGCTCGGCCCGGTTATGTCGGCGTCGAGTATACCGGTTTTGAAGCCCTTAGACGCCATGGCGCAGGCAAGATTCGCGGCTACGACGCTCTTACCGACCCCGCCTTTACCGCTTAGTATGGCGATCTTATATTTGACGTTTCGCATAGACTTCTCTATACGCTCCATCTGCCTCCTATAGGCTTCCAAAGCCTTCAACTCCTGGTTATCCAAACACATCTACCCCCTACTTTATATGATGCTCCCGAACAACCCTAAAACACTGGATTATGCTTTTACACTTTCTCCTCTTAACCGAGAGCTTTATCGATATGAGATATCCGACCGATAGGATCACCCCGACCACCGCGCTTGTAGGTAGGTTCAGCATAACAGAGACTAAGAAGCCGAGTATAGATGATATAAGGATCGTGACGAACGATATCTTACCCATCTCCTCGAAGCTATGCGAAAACTGGTATGCCACTACAGCCGGTATGGCTATGAAAGCGACCGATAGGATCGAGCCCACAATCCTCAAGTTCACAACCATCGAAATAGCCGTGAGAACTAAAAGGAGATATCTGTAAAACCTGACGTTCAAACCCATGGCACTCGACCCCTCTGGGTCGAACGTTATGTATTTGAATTCCATCTTGAAGAGGGTTATCACACCTATCACGGCTAGACTCATAACCGCTAATACCAGAAGCTCGTTATCGGTGATGCCTAATACGTCTCCGATCAGGAATCTCCACGCCGACGCGGCGTAGGGGCTTGAAAGGGATATAGCCAAAGCGGCTACGGCGGTCGAGAAGCCGAATAACACACCGATGGTCATATCCGCCTTAACTTCGCCTTTCTCCTCACCGTAGCCTGAAAGCAGGGCGAAAACCAGGCTTAATATTAATGCCCCTACGACGGGGTCTAATCCTGTCAAGAGGCTAATGGCTGCTCCCGCCAAGGCGACGTGAGCTATCGCAGCTCCTATAGACGACAGTCCTCTGAGAACCATGTAGACCCCTATCAGGGCAGACGCCGAGCCGGATAAAATCACGGCTATCAGGGCTTTAATCATGAAGGGTTGAGTTAAGACTTCAAGCATGATAGCTCACCCCCGTAACTATCCTTTCCCCATCTGATGCCACGACTTGAACTCTTTTCAAAAACGTCTCCGTCAGAAGAGCCTCATCCAAGACCTCGTCTGGTTTTCCGAATGCTATGATCCTACGGTTGAGTAGCATGAGCCTGTCTATATGCTTCAACAGGATGTTTATCTCGTGCGTGACTAGTATGATCGTTACACCTGATTTATCCACGAGCTCTCTGAGAAGCCTTACCAAGAGCTGGGTGGTAGGCGTATCCACGGCTGAGAACGGCTCGTCTAGTAGAAGCAAGCTAGGCTCCGACGCTAGCGCCCTGGCTACTAGAACTCTCTGCTGTTGGCCGCCGGATAGATGCGCGTATGGCTCCTCCCAGAACTGGTCGACCTCAAGTAGCTGAGCGATCTCTCTAGCCTTCTCTAGGTCCTTGCTCGTCGCTCTTCTCGGGAAACGCTTCCTCGCCAGTCTACCCATGAGTATTATATCTTTAACCAGCACAGGTATCAAAGGGTCTATACGCTCCCTCTGGGGAACATAGCCGACGAGCCTCCTCACACTAGAATCCTCCACCGGGTTCTTACCTAGAACCCTTATCTCCCCTTCGACTGGTTTTATGATCCCGAGTATGGTCTTAAGCAACGTAGTCTTACCCGCCCCATTGGGACCGACTACTGCCACGAAGCTCGGCTCGACTATGCTGAACGATAGATCCTCCAGTATGGGTTGCTGGTTTAAAACCACGTAAACGTTCTTAAGCTCTACTATACTCGTCTAAACCACCCCTCAAAGACCAGAAACAATACGAAGAGTATAATGGTTGCATAAAGCCATATGTCTAGTCCCCCTTCACCCGTGTTCTCGGGTATATCCATCTGTAAGCCGGCTAAAGCCATGGATGTCAAAGATTTGTAGAACTCTACATAGCTTTCTGAAGGGTCTAAGGGGAACGCGTAGAGATATAATACAGGAATTCCCGTGGCTTTAGAGATCTCTAGGGCAAGCCTGCCTTCATCGCTTCCTTTCTCGGTAGCCAGCACAACTATATACACGGGTCTGGTCTCCGAGAGTGTGCTCTGGAAGTCTGAGACATCTATCGGGCCGGGGGCTTTACCGCCTTTGACAAGTACAGCCACCACCGTTATGTTCAAGAAATCAAAAAGAGGCTCGAAGTGTGAACCGGCTAGAGCGACTTTGGGATCTACCAGGTTTAAACCTGTTAAAACGGTCTTCGCCCATGTCTTAATCCTAGAGATATCGTTCGAAAACCTCTTGAATCTCTCGTGGTAGTAGTCTCCGCCTTCTGGGTCTATCTCAGAGAGCTTTTCGACTATTTTAGACGCCGCTTTCAAGGCGTCGTCTGGATATAACCATATGTAATGCGGGTTTCCGTCTTTAAGCTTCAACCCCGCCTCAACCCAATCCTCCCAACCGATCCTCGGGACGTTTAATTTCTCGAACATGCCTAGAAACTCCTCCTTACCTATCGTGACGAATAGGTCGCAGCTTCGGACAAGCAGCACGTCTCCTGGCTTAGGGGAGTACGTATGAGGGTCTAACCCGACGGGGACTATCGAGTATACATCGACTCTTTCTCCTCCAACTTCTCTGACGATCATCGCAAGAGGCCATATCGTAGCCACGACCTTAAGCTTAGGCCTAGCTAGTGATACTTTGGCTGTCGAAGTCATAAGGAACATCAGGGTCAGCAGCAGTATGGGTTTGGCTCGTATGGGTCACACCCCCTAGGGATGTCTATGCACTATCTCCAATCCACAGGGAGCTCTCCTAGGCTTGTTGAGGAGAGAGCATAGCTTGTCGCATACTTTGTGTGAAATCCTGGTTTCCAACTTTAAAGCCTCTTCATGAGCGTCTGAGGGGTTTAACTCTAAAACCTCGTGTAGGAATACCTCTAGGACACCATGTTTATGGGCTATCTCTATGGCCTCCTTTACACCGTCCTCTGTAAGGGTCACACCGACCCTTGGCACGACCTTGACAAACCCCTTGACCGCTAGTCCTTGGACGATTCGTATGGCTGTCGGGGTTTTAACGGACAGCCACTTAGCTAGCTTACTGGTCTTGACGAAGCCCTTAGAACCCCCTAGTATATAGATCGTCTTCAGATACCGGTATTCGGCTTCGGTAAGCATTAGCATGCTAGACAGCATCTAACTAGTATATAAATATTTCTATGATTAACCTCATTAACCCTATCTAGTCCTATTTTCTAGTGGGTTTATATGATACGCGTAGGTATCGTAGGCTTCGATACGTCTCATGCTGTGGAATTTACCAAGAGACTTAACCACGTGGACGTAAGCGAGGAGTATTGGGTTAGAGGAGCTAGGGTCGTGGCCGGCTATCCAGGCGAGCCATCACCTGCGGCTTCTGAGGAGTTGTTGAACGAGAGAATCGAGGTCTTGAGGCGTTATGGTGTTAAGATCGTCGATAGCCCTGAGTCTCTGATAGGGATAGTGGACGCGGTCATGATCGAGTACAACGAGGGTGCTAAACACCTCGAAGCTTCTAAGCCTTTCATAGAGGCTGGGTTGCCGCTTTTCATAGATAAACCCCTAGCCTGCTCCATCGACGATGCTAAGAAGATATATCGTCTCGCGGAGTCTAGAGGTGTCCCGGTTTTCTCAGCCTCATCTCTACGCTATGCGGTCGAAGTTCAGAAGGTCAAAAAGTCGATAGACAAGGTGGGTAGGGTCTTAGGAGCCGACACCTACAGCCCAGGTATGATAGTTCCGTTCAACCCAGGCCTATTCTTCTACGTTATACACGCGATAGAGATGCTATACGCACTGATGGGTCGAGGGTGTAGGATGGTTAGGTGCTTCACCGAAGAACGCTGGGACTTTATAGTGGGCCGATGGGTCGACGGCCGCATAGGCGTTGTAAGGGGTTTAAGACATGGTGGCTGGGGATACGGTTTCACGGTTTTCTGCGAGAATAAGGTTGTATCTGCCACTATAAACACCGCCTATCTGTACACCGAGCTTCTGAAAAGGGTGGTCGAGATGTTTAAAACCGGGAAGCCGCCGGTAGACCCCAAGGAGACGTTAGAGATAATCGCTTTCACCGAGAAAGCCATGGAATCGGCTAGGTTGGGTAAAGACGTGGAGATCCCCCGAGAGATTTAAAGAAAAGTGGTTCGAAAGGCCTAATAAGATTAGGGTGGAGATTTCAACCGTCGGAGGAATCAGTCTTGAAGTTTCTTATCGAGGAGCTTTGGAGCCTAGATGTCGGAGTTGGGCCTGCCGAGCATGGAGTCTATAAGTTTGGGTATCTCTGGCTTTCGCCTACGTTTAGAAACCAGGTTTGGAAGGTCGATCCTGCGACCGGTAAGGTTCTGCAGGTCTTCTCTATGCCAGGTAAGGTTTGGGGGGCTCCATGGGTCGATAGGGATGCCGTGTATTCTGCGTCGGATGACGGCTCGGTTAGACGGTTTACCCACGACGGCGAAGTCGTATGGTCGGTTAACCCGGGGCTCGGAGGGTTTATAGCCGAGGTCATCGTTGAGGCTTGGAACAGGTATCTCGCGGTTCAGTTTCCTAACGGATTGGCTGTCTTAAGGAAATCCGACGGCGGCGTCGTATGGAGTATAGAATGGAGTCCCATAGTGAACTCGGGTCAGGAGCCGACTTTCACCCTCGACACGGGTCTTCTGTGGGTATGTAAACCCACCGCTGAAGACAACCTTGAGGCCTATGACTTGCATGGTCGGAGGTTGCATAGGTTTACCCTACCGAGCCCACCGACCACCTATGCGTGTCCACAAGTCTGGAATAACTTGATGGCCGTGGTCTGTAGAGACGACGTGGTGGTATTAGACCACGTAAAGGGTCGGATTCTATGGTCCAGGAGGTTTAAACCTGTGGAGTATGGAGGTAAAGAGTTTGCCGCGCTGGAGGGTGGTCCTAGGGTTATAACACCCGACGGCCGTCTCATAGTCTGGACTACTGATGGTGTCTTCCACTGCTTCGGTATGGAGACTGGTACGGCTCTTTGGAGGCTCGACATGGTCGAGCTTGGCTATGCGTCGAGGGACTGTAACGATCCATGGGGCTACGCGGGCGGGGCCGCCGCAGACGGTGTCCTGGTCATACTCGGTAGAAATAACCTACCTGAGGGTTCTGGTAGCCCCTTCGAGTTCCGTAAGAACAGGCTTTTCCTGATAAACTACTTCGACGGCTCGATCGCCGCTGTTTCGAAGCCTAAGTATCAGATGGCTTGTTGCTGTAAACCAGTGGTCGCAGGGGGGAGGGTGGTCATAGGGGGATGGTATGAGGATTCTGAAAACCGGAGATACGAAAACCGGTATTACTGCTGGAGACTAGGTCCGCTTGAAAACCGTAGGGTTCGGGATATCGACTATGAGTGGTTAGGCGGTTATCACCACGGAGGGTACAGCGTCGGGACGATTCTAGGAATCTAGGTAAGGTGTTTTCAAGTGAAGCCTGTTCATAAATGGGGTGTGTTCGAAGCGGTCTTCAGAAGCAAAGGCCGTTACGAGGATCCCCTCCGAGATGTGTCTGTCCGTTGCGTCTTCGATTCGCCGAGCGGTGGGGAAACGGTCGTCGACGCTTTCTGGGATGGGGGAGACGAGTGGAGAGTTAGGTTTATGCCCGATGAGGAGGGTGTGTGGACGTATAGGACCATGTGTTCTAACGAGTGCGATAAGGGTCTTCACGGCCGGAGAGGCTCCTTCGAGGTGGTTCCCTACGACGGTGACAGCCCGGTTTATAGGCATGGTCCTCTGGGGCTGTCAGACGACCATAGGTATCTGGTCCACGAAGACGGCACACCGTTTTTCTGGCTTGCAGATACCGCTTGGAACGGTGTGATAAAGTCTACTCTGGACGAGTGGCGGGAGTATCTATCTTTTAGGAGGAGACAGGGTTTCACGGTTATCCAGTTCATTCTGACGCATTGGCGTGGAGGTCCATACGACCGGCTGGGTGAGAGGGCATATGAGGGGGATAAGCGTATAAAACGGTTGAACGTCGGGTTTTTTAGACGTATAGACCCTAAGTTTTCGACGCTGAACGAGTATGGCTTCGTAGCGGCTCCCGTACTTCTGTGGGCGATTTCAGATGAGATAAGTCCTGGCTACAGGCTATCGGATGAGGATGCCCTTCTGCTCGCCCGCTACCTTGTAGCCAGATATGGTGCTTATGTAGTCGTTTGGATACTCGCTGGGGACGGCGACTATAGGGGTGAGAAGGCTGAACGGTGGCGGCGTATCGGTAGAGCGCTTTTCCAAGGCAAGCGTAGGCAACCGGTTACTATGCATCCCGCCGGGAGGCATTGGGTTCTCCAGGAGTTCATAGGCGAAGAATGGTTTGACATAGTGGGCTACCAAAGCGGGCATGGGGTGGATGAGGAGGACCTTAGATGGCTTTGCTTCGGTCCGCCTAGTAGGGACTGGAGGCTCAAGCCTCCGAGACCGTTCATAAACCTAGAGCCTAACTACGAGATGCATCTAGCCTATAGAATACTCAAACCCATAACCCCTCACATGGTTCGTAGGGCGGCGTATTGGAGCCTCCTGATAGCGCCTACCGCCGGTGTATCCTACGGTACAAACGGTGTCTGGTATTGGGCTGAGAAGCCTGAAACCCCCTTCGCCCATCCCAATGCAGGTGTGGCTAGGCCTTGGTGGGAGGCTATGCGGCTTCCAGGGGCCGAAGATATGAGCGAGCTTAAACGTATATTCACCGGGTTGCCTTGGTGGCTTCTGCGACCTGACCCCAGGCTTTTGACGGAACAGCCTGGGCTTGAGAATGTGGAACGTTTCGTAGCTGCTTCCAGAAGCCTAGACGGTGAGCTAGCAGTGATATATACGCCTGTGCGACAAGAACTGCGTTTAAACCTAGCGGGGTTGAAAAGACCGGTTAGAGCCGTCTGGGTCAACCATAGAACCGGCGAGAAATCGAAGGAA comes from Candidatus Bathyarchaeota archaeon and encodes:
- a CDS encoding Gfo/Idh/MocA family oxidoreductase — protein: MIRVGIVGFDTSHAVEFTKRLNHVDVSEEYWVRGARVVAGYPGEPSPAASEELLNERIEVLRRYGVKIVDSPESLIGIVDAVMIEYNEGAKHLEASKPFIEAGLPLFIDKPLACSIDDAKKIYRLAESRGVPVFSASSLRYAVEVQKVKKSIDKVGRVLGADTYSPGMIVPFNPGLFFYVIHAIEMLYALMGRGCRMVRCFTEERWDFIVGRWVDGRIGVVRGLRHGGWGYGFTVFCENKVVSATINTAYLYTELLKRVVEMFKTGKPPVDPKETLEIIAFTEKAMESARLGKDVEIPREI
- a CDS encoding PQQ-binding-like beta-propeller repeat protein, which encodes MKFLIEELWSLDVGVGPAEHGVYKFGYLWLSPTFRNQVWKVDPATGKVLQVFSMPGKVWGAPWVDRDAVYSASDDGSVRRFTHDGEVVWSVNPGLGGFIAEVIVEAWNRYLAVQFPNGLAVLRKSDGGVVWSIEWSPIVNSGQEPTFTLDTGLLWVCKPTAEDNLEAYDLHGRRLHRFTLPSPPTTYACPQVWNNLMAVVCRDDVVVLDHVKGRILWSRRFKPVEYGGKEFAALEGGPRVITPDGRLIVWTTDGVFHCFGMETGTALWRLDMVELGYASRDCNDPWGYAGGAAADGVLVILGRNNLPEGSGSPFEFRKNRLFLINYFDGSIAAVSKPKYQMACCCKPVVAGGRVVIGGWYEDSENRRYENRYYCWRLGPLENRRVRDIDYEWLGGYHHGGYSVGTILGI
- a CDS encoding DUF4038 domain-containing protein, which translates into the protein MKPVHKWGVFEAVFRSKGRYEDPLRDVSVRCVFDSPSGGETVVDAFWDGGDEWRVRFMPDEEGVWTYRTMCSNECDKGLHGRRGSFEVVPYDGDSPVYRHGPLGLSDDHRYLVHEDGTPFFWLADTAWNGVIKSTLDEWREYLSFRRRQGFTVIQFILTHWRGGPYDRLGERAYEGDKRIKRLNVGFFRRIDPKFSTLNEYGFVAAPVLLWAISDEISPGYRLSDEDALLLARYLVARYGAYVVVWILAGDGDYRGEKAERWRRIGRALFQGKRRQPVTMHPAGRHWVLQEFIGEEWFDIVGYQSGHGVDEEDLRWLCFGPPSRDWRLKPPRPFINLEPNYEMHLAYRILKPITPHMVRRAAYWSLLIAPTAGVSYGTNGVWYWAEKPETPFAHPNAGVARPWWEAMRLPGAEDMSELKRIFTGLPWWLLRPDPRLLTEQPGLENVERFVAASRSLDGELAVIYTPVRQELRLNLAGLKRPVRAVWVNHRTGEKSKEKKISETCTTVEPPGEGDWILILRHTSSS